A region of Rhodopirellula islandica DNA encodes the following proteins:
- a CDS encoding HoxN/HupN/NixA family nickel/cobalt transporter: protein MHTHSHELTLGLAFFLGALHALEPGHGKTAMLVYLSGERRSFWHPIVMGISSGLAHSVSLIAIAMAVHLTHHLVSGDHHHDDEVVTQSLQWISAALVMCVGIWMLWSAWRAKPMACGCKSHQHASCDAEPVSKRSSYSMSALLGIAFGLLPCPSALAAYFTSMSTGSPVAAYAVIGLFAAGIASSLTLVGILLQRFGGSLIREDSRLGKLPWPYLRAGLILAVGVFYCGRIALTA from the coding sequence TGGAACCGGGGCATGGCAAGACCGCGATGCTGGTCTATCTGTCTGGGGAACGTCGAAGTTTCTGGCACCCGATCGTGATGGGAATCTCCAGTGGTTTGGCTCATTCCGTTTCGTTGATTGCGATCGCCATGGCGGTGCACCTGACACATCACCTGGTCTCGGGTGATCACCATCATGACGATGAAGTGGTCACGCAATCGCTGCAGTGGATCAGTGCCGCGTTGGTGATGTGTGTGGGGATTTGGATGCTGTGGTCGGCTTGGCGGGCGAAGCCAATGGCGTGTGGGTGCAAGTCGCATCAGCACGCCAGTTGTGATGCTGAGCCGGTGTCCAAACGGTCGAGCTACTCGATGAGTGCGTTGCTGGGCATCGCCTTTGGGCTGCTTCCATGTCCGTCGGCCTTGGCCGCCTACTTCACTAGTATGTCGACTGGTTCGCCAGTCGCGGCCTACGCGGTGATCGGTTTGTTTGCTGCCGGGATTGCCAGCAGTCTGACGCTGGTCGGTATTCTGCTGCAACGTTTCGGCGGCAGCCTGATTCGCGAAGACAGCCGACTCGGGAAGCTGCCGTGGCCGTATTTGCGTGCCGGATTGATTTTGGCGGTTGGCGTTTTTTACTGCGGTCGAATTGCACTGACCGCTTGA